In Eupeodes corollae chromosome 3, idEupCoro1.1, whole genome shotgun sequence, a single genomic region encodes these proteins:
- the LOC129950885 gene encoding uncharacterized histidine-rich protein DDB_G0274557-like isoform X2 produces the protein MFPYRGLIVLIALCAFGAIQASYEAEEFESFKHHGHHNSSNSTGHGPSGNHSHPHHPGHNSSHPSGNHTHPHHPGHNNSSHPSGNHTHPHHPGHNSTHPAGNQTHPHHPGHPGHPGHPGHPGHPGHNNGTHPAGNQTHPHHPPGNHSNPHHPGNSNSSHWQVPEVDSPLHHGFRPRPIPHGLLPIPIEPRPIPSEDRPVPIPSEAETAPEWRAFFFNRRPSNNSRPIHRPAVNGSWYRPSNNSWSFWG, from the exons atgtttccctATCGAGGTCTAATTGTTCTGATCGCACTTTGTGCTTTTGgt GCTATTCAAGCATCATACGAAGCCGAGGAGTTTGAAAGCTTCAAACACCATGGACACCACAATTCGTCGAACTCTACAGGTCATGGTCCTTCTGGAAACCACAGCCACCCACATCACCCAGGACACAACAGCTCCCACCCTTCTGGTAACCACACTCACCCTCACCATCCAGGACACAACAACAGCTCCCACCCTTCTGGTAACCACACCCACCCCCACCATCCCGGACACAACAGCACTCATCCTGCTGGCAACCAAACTCACCCACACCATCCAG GTCACCCAGGGCACCCAGGACATCCAGGACACCCAGGTCATCCAGGACACAACAATGGCACACACCCCGCTGGAAATCAAACCCATCCCCATCATCCTCCTGGCAACCATAGCAACCCCCATCACCCAGGAAATTCCAACTCAAGTCACTGGCAGGTTCCTGAAGTAGATAGCCCCCTACACCATGGATTTAGACCACGCCCTATTCCACATGGACTTCTCCCAATTCCAATTGAACCTCGCCCAATTCCAAGCGAAGATCGCCCAGTTCCAATTCCAAGTGAAGCTGAAACTGCACCAGAATGGAGGGCATTCTTTTTCAACCGACGTCCATCCAACAACTCCAGGCCAATCCATCGCCCAGCAGTAAATGGATCATGGTATCGCCCATCAAACAACTCTTGGTCGTTTTGGGGATAA
- the LOC129950885 gene encoding histidine-rich glycoprotein-like isoform X4, with amino-acid sequence MFPYRGLIVLIALCAFGAIQASYEAEEFESFKHHGHHNSSNSTGHGPSGNHSHPHHPGHNNSSHPSGNHTHPHHPGHNSTHPAGNQTHPHHPGHPGHPGHPGHPGHPGHNNGTHPAGNQTHPHHPPGNHSNPHHPGNSNSSHWQVPEVDSPLHHGFRPRPIPHGLLPIPIEPRPIPSEDRPVPIPSEAETAPEWRAFFFNRRPSNNSRPIHRPAVNGSWYRPSNNSWSFWG; translated from the exons atgtttccctATCGAGGTCTAATTGTTCTGATCGCACTTTGTGCTTTTGgt GCTATTCAAGCATCATACGAAGCCGAGGAGTTTGAAAGCTTCAAACACCATGGACACCACAATTCGTCGAACTCTACAGGTCATGGTCCTTCTGGAAACCACAGCCACCCACATCAC CCAGGACACAACAACAGCTCCCACCCTTCTGGTAACCACACCCACCCCCACCATCCCGGACACAACAGCACTCATCCTGCTGGCAACCAAACTCACCCACACCATCCAG GTCACCCAGGGCACCCAGGACATCCAGGACACCCAGGTCATCCAGGACACAACAATGGCACACACCCCGCTGGAAATCAAACCCATCCCCATCATCCTCCTGGCAACCATAGCAACCCCCATCACCCAGGAAATTCCAACTCAAGTCACTGGCAGGTTCCTGAAGTAGATAGCCCCCTACACCATGGATTTAGACCACGCCCTATTCCACATGGACTTCTCCCAATTCCAATTGAACCTCGCCCAATTCCAAGCGAAGATCGCCCAGTTCCAATTCCAAGTGAAGCTGAAACTGCACCAGAATGGAGGGCATTCTTTTTCAACCGACGTCCATCCAACAACTCCAGGCCAATCCATCGCCCAGCAGTAAATGGATCATGGTATCGCCCATCAAACAACTCTTGGTCGTTTTGGGGATAA
- the LOC129950885 gene encoding uncharacterized histidine-rich protein DDB_G0274557-like isoform X3: MFPYRGLIVLIALCAFGAIQASYEAEEFESFKHHGHHNSSNSTGHGPSGNHSHPHHPGHNNSSHPSGNHTHPHHPGHNSTHPAGNQTHPHHPGHPGHPGHPGHPGHPGHPGHPGHPGHPGHNNGTHPAGNQTHPHHPPGNHSNPHHPGNSNSSHWQVPEVDSPLHHGFRPRPIPHGLLPIPIEPRPIPSEDRPVPIPSEAETAPEWRAFFFNRRPSNNSRPIHRPAVNGSWYRPSNNSWSFWG; this comes from the exons atgtttccctATCGAGGTCTAATTGTTCTGATCGCACTTTGTGCTTTTGgt GCTATTCAAGCATCATACGAAGCCGAGGAGTTTGAAAGCTTCAAACACCATGGACACCACAATTCGTCGAACTCTACAGGTCATGGTCCTTCTGGAAACCACAGCCACCCACATCAC CCAGGACACAACAACAGCTCCCACCCTTCTGGTAACCACACCCACCCCCACCATCCCGGACACAACAGCACTCATCCTGCTGGCAACCAAACTCACCCACACCATCCAGGTCATCCAGGTCATCCAGGACATCCAGGTCACCCAGGTCACCCAGGGCACCCAGGACATCCAGGACACCCAGGTCATCCAGGACACAACAATGGCACACACCCCGCTGGAAATCAAACCCATCCCCATCATCCTCCTGGCAACCATAGCAACCCCCATCACCCAGGAAATTCCAACTCAAGTCACTGGCAGGTTCCTGAAGTAGATAGCCCCCTACACCATGGATTTAGACCACGCCCTATTCCACATGGACTTCTCCCAATTCCAATTGAACCTCGCCCAATTCCAAGCGAAGATCGCCCAGTTCCAATTCCAAGTGAAGCTGAAACTGCACCAGAATGGAGGGCATTCTTTTTCAACCGACGTCCATCCAACAACTCCAGGCCAATCCATCGCCCAGCAGTAAATGGATCATGGTATCGCCCATCAAACAACTCTTGGTCGTTTTGGGGATAA
- the LOC129950885 gene encoding uncharacterized histidine-rich protein DDB_G0274557-like isoform X1, with the protein MFPYRGLIVLIALCAFGAIQASYEAEEFESFKHHGHHNSSNSTGHGPSGNHSHPHHPGHNSSHPSGNHTHPHHPGHNNSSHPSGNHTHPHHPGHNSTHPAGNQTHPHHPGHPGHPGHPGHPGHPGHPGHPGHPGHPGHNNGTHPAGNQTHPHHPPGNHSNPHHPGNSNSSHWQVPEVDSPLHHGFRPRPIPHGLLPIPIEPRPIPSEDRPVPIPSEAETAPEWRAFFFNRRPSNNSRPIHRPAVNGSWYRPSNNSWSFWG; encoded by the exons atgtttccctATCGAGGTCTAATTGTTCTGATCGCACTTTGTGCTTTTGgt GCTATTCAAGCATCATACGAAGCCGAGGAGTTTGAAAGCTTCAAACACCATGGACACCACAATTCGTCGAACTCTACAGGTCATGGTCCTTCTGGAAACCACAGCCACCCACATCACCCAGGACACAACAGCTCCCACCCTTCTGGTAACCACACTCACCCTCACCATCCAGGACACAACAACAGCTCCCACCCTTCTGGTAACCACACCCACCCCCACCATCCCGGACACAACAGCACTCATCCTGCTGGCAACCAAACTCACCCACACCATCCAGGTCATCCAGGTCATCCAGGACATCCAGGTCACCCAGGTCACCCAGGGCACCCAGGACATCCAGGACACCCAGGTCATCCAGGACACAACAATGGCACACACCCCGCTGGAAATCAAACCCATCCCCATCATCCTCCTGGCAACCATAGCAACCCCCATCACCCAGGAAATTCCAACTCAAGTCACTGGCAGGTTCCTGAAGTAGATAGCCCCCTACACCATGGATTTAGACCACGCCCTATTCCACATGGACTTCTCCCAATTCCAATTGAACCTCGCCCAATTCCAAGCGAAGATCGCCCAGTTCCAATTCCAAGTGAAGCTGAAACTGCACCAGAATGGAGGGCATTCTTTTTCAACCGACGTCCATCCAACAACTCCAGGCCAATCCATCGCCCAGCAGTAAATGGATCATGGTATCGCCCATCAAACAACTCTTGGTCGTTTTGGGGATAA